The following DNA comes from Gadus chalcogrammus isolate NIFS_2021 chromosome 12, NIFS_Gcha_1.0, whole genome shotgun sequence.
AAAgcacaataaaaataataaacccCAGCGGTCATCAGTCGTGGTCGGGCTTTTTCCCGATGGCAGGAAGCAGCTTCCGCCCTATGAACGGCACGTTGAGCTCGATGCCCGACCCGTCCACCGTGGGTTTGTCCTCCAGCAGCGGGAGCCcgcgggggtggtgggggtggggccccCCAGAGGCCGGGGCGGCCCCCTTCGACGACACCCGAGACGCCACGCCGGAAGGGCGTCGCCCCGAGTCTATCCTCCTGACCTTCGACCTCAGCTCCACGGGCCGGGGACCAGCGAGGGAGTGGACCTGCGTCGTCACGGCAACAAGCGGGCAGCCCAGAATAACGTAAAAATTACGTTACAAACATCCAGAGTGTGTTTGTACTTGCTTAGTACTAACCATGTACTAACAATTAACTCAGTTATTTTAAAGTCAACTTGTAGTAGTTATGTTAAGCAATGGTGCTCATGTTTCGGTATTATTGTGTTAATACATCATTATAATATCAATGCCTACATTATTTAACAGGGTTGGAGTTAGGGTTACCCATAACCCTTACCCacaaaccctaacccccttTGCTCACGCGAAACAATATCGCtcattactgcattaactaatgttataccacggtctgcgggaatactcgattctgattggatgcagggtgtgcattaactcctgatatacggacacctggacaagtagttccgtcaaattgtctgtttaccgttctcaattaatgcgctagctggcgtatcgtctctaaaatagtagtaaccatagcaacgggaaacaaaacaaagctgagcggactataatacctcccgctacctcccgttctaaagtcgtagctatggcccgtcctaattactggaggagtgaacaacgtttccgttgcatgagaacccaaccggcgtgtaatggtggttccgggtattagtcagaccctcaggcgtaaccaggcaaacaaatgtatgttttgtggaaaactttatattcggattgtaaaacgcatgaaaatataaattaatggtcttaatttggtcagaCCAGAccacttcgcggaggcaaccgtcctccgcttcgcgtcggacggttcacgcctccacgtcgtccattaattcctgataatggacacctcgtcgggcattatcccttacataatggacacctcgtcgggcattatcccttacttaattaataattaattccGGTACCCTTATTGTGAAgaatgcctctctctctacacataCTGGAGACTGTAGATACTATACTGTGTGCACAGTGCAGGGGGCgtaccctgtgtgtgtccggGCGGCTgaggaggacgttgaggacgaagACGAAGAGCGCGGGCAGCGCTGCGGTCACGCCGGCCAGCAACGCCGTCAGCCACACCAGGGGGTTGGCGAAGGCGTTCTCAGAGACCCCTGTGGAGCGGTACACACAGAGTAGGGAGGACCCCCCCTCCCGCCATCAGCGAGTGTTGAGGTATAGACAGAGAACCGGCGGCATGTGTCTCAGGAGGAAgcgcgggttggctggtaaccggaaggttgctagttcgatccccggctccacctagagtgccgaggtgtccctgagcaagacgtctcaccctgactgctcccgacgagctggctgtcgcctggcATGGTTGACACCGGCGTGGgagagtgaatgtgtgcatgaatgggtgaatgtgaggccatattgtaaagcgctttgagtggccgctgcctagaaaagcactatataaatgcagtctgtTTACCATTTTAACAGGAGGGTGGATATGAATGTAACCAAAGATCACGAGCCAAGACTGcaatggaggggaggggggagaagtaCCACAGAAAGTACTTATTTTGTAAGATATACAATACATAAATATGCTAGTGTATGGAATATGGGGTTTGTACCATACATTTTATGGGGATTACTAATggtattgtgtatatataaatgattATATATTGTACGAGGCGTACCGACGAAGAAGTAGTCAGCGGGGGCGAGCTGGAAGAGCCGCGGCTGCTGGGTGATCCTCGACACGATGAAGAAGAAGCCGAACGCGATGCACAGGAAGACGGCGTTGAACACCGTCCAGTGGCGGGTGAGGAGCAACAActgaacgcacgcacgcacacagacacacacacacacacacacacacacacacacacacacacacacacacacacacacacacacacacacacacacacacacacacacacacacacacacacacacacacacacacacacacacacgttcaacagCACTCCAACACACAGAATGGGTTTGAGGTTGAAAATAGTAAGCCTCACGTTGTAGTAAAAAACAGATCAGAAATAATAGGGCTTTGATAGTGGAGAGGAACGGACGACACTgcatgtcattgtgtgtgtgtgcgtgtgtatttgtgtatgagagtgtgtgtgtgcgtgtgtgagggctTTAATAGTGGGAAGGACCTTTCTACCTTCAATTGTATTCATTCCGTATTCATTCCGTAATTGTGATTCAGGAACAAAGTATGAGCCCATCTCATGAATCGTCAACGCTCTACAATCCACCGATGAACAACCCAACAAAACCCCTGGGGACTGACCTCAGCGTCCACGCAGAAGATGTCCGCCATGCTGACGGTGACGGCCAGGGTCTGGTAGTCCAGGGGCGAGTCGTGGAACACGCCGTAGGGGATGAAGAAGAGCGCCAGCGACGAGAAGAGGGTCTGCGCCAGCATGGCGGCGATGGTGAGTGGGTTGAAGAGGTGGTTCAGCGGGCCGGGCCGGTACAGGCCGGGACTCTTCAGGCTGCTCTCTGCGCTCACGTCCTGAGGAGCGGGAATCACAGGAGCTATGCTCAACACACGAATACAGAACCCCAACATAATACTAATCATCACCATCAAATCTAAATATGATAAATACTTTTTTGCCATGAGTGcttttaaggcccaatcccatttctaccccttaccccttcacaacaagggggagggggaaggggaaggggtaaggggtagaaatgggattgggcctcaaGAGTCAGGGTGTGTTGTATGATGTGGGCCTGTGGCTGTGAAGCCATGTGAGACATTAAAACGTGATTAAGGAACTTTACATCAAAGGAGGTCGAAATGAATCGGCTCTCACCTGCTCGAAGAAAGCGTACAACTGGatggggatggaggtgtacagcGAGGTGTACATGGCAATGAACCAGTTCTCATACATCGACTGCGGCAAAAGGAGCACAAGAGTTCATGTTTATGGGATGTTTTTGTGGATGAATGAAAGGTAACAGTGAGCATTAGGGAGCCTTGGTGGCGGAGGACCGGGCCGAACCTGAGCACTGAAGCCGTTGAAGAAACCGAACCAGATGTTGACCAGCGCGAAGTTGCAGGTCTTGTGGATGAAGAAGAGCACGAAGAAGGTGACGCGGCGGTACGACCAGCGGCCGTGGACCAATAGGAGACGCTGTAGGAACCTGAACTGGGCCAATGAGAAGTCTGCGTTCTGCACCGCCTGGCCCCCCTCGACGCCCGCGATCCCCACGCCGATATGAGCAGCTGGCGGAGGGAAACAGGAAGTCAAAGGAAACGTGAGGCGAAGGCGGAGTCAACCCAGAACCGAGATCTGACGGTATCTATGAGCATCGACCAATCAGCCTCCTTCCTCACTCTTGATCATGTTGACGTCGTTGGCGCCGTCGCCGATGGCCATGGTGATGGAGCTGGAGAACTTCCTGATCAGCGTGACGATGTCCGCCTTCTGTCCCGGCGTCACGCGGCAGCACAGTACCGACTGGCACTGGGCGGCCAGCCCTATCAGCTTGGCCCCCGTGCCTGGCTCCTGGACAAACTCTGCCTGGCGCGGCGAGAGACACGACAGAGTGAGCAAAACGAAGAAACGaccaaatacaaatacaactaAGCCtgtaagtcgcttcggataaaagcatcgacTTAGACCAGATGtaaatattctctctctctgaccgaTATACATCTACACAGGGCCTAAAAAAATTAAAGTTTGGTTCCTgctggttgtcagttgaggtcatgggtaggtagggaatttttttattttattttttccagcagcagcgaatgataggtaggttgttttcatttaaaaacgagaaaattcgctcatccttgtgcagaatgaagaggtgctgtaccaaaacgtaattatagtttgcattaaaaaaataaaaaataatttttttttaaattttttatatagctcataaaataatttgggtcgcacataaattgacagggtcggtcggaaaccggaaccaaacaaaacatttttttaggcCTAGAGGAGTATTTATGGCTGAGACGTCTACCAGCTCGGGTCCAGAGATCACTAGAGCTGTCTTGGCCCTGGCCGTCTTCATGTTGACGCACCAGGCGTTCCCCTGTCTGGACGAGGACGCGCTGTAGCCCGGGTCCGCAGACCGGAGGACCTCTCTgcagggacggacggacagagatcagagggtgtgttgtgtgtgtgtttcattaatTGTACGTGTGTATATTATGCGTGCGTtaattgcgtgtgtgtatgtgtgtctctgcgtgtgtgtgtgtgtgtctctgtgtgtgtgtgtgtgtctctgtgtctgtgtgtgtgtgcacgtgcgtgtgtgcgtgcgtgcgtgcgtgcgtgcgtgtatcaCCTCAGTTCCTGCCCTCCTAGCAAGCATGTATCAGGATCCAGCAGTTTGGAGAAGTATCCGATGTTCACTGCAGTCTCTGAAAGGGGGAGCAGAGACAGGGGCGGTGTGGGAACGTGAGCGAGGGAAACAAGAAGACTTTGTTTGTTCAGACATGCGAGACTTCCTCTATATGAAGCACGGCAGGCGAGACATCCGAGCTTCCTCTTTGACTCGAAAACTCACAATACCTGTTTTGTCCCCTGTGAGCACCCATATTTTGAGGCCCGCCTCTCTGAGCAACGCGATGGTCTCGGGCACGCCCTCCTGCAGCCGGTCCTCGATGGCCGTTGCCCCTAGCAACTGCACAGAGGGACACCACAGGTTCACAGACGTCCTCGCTGCATAGTAGGTGTATCgtatttttttatctatttagTCATTCAGCAGAGACTTTGTGATAAAGTGGGATTGGGGTTATGGGGCTTCCTCCAATTTGCTTTCGGGGATCGGGGATTTCAACAGCTAACCGTTAATCGGCTAACTGCAGAGAGTAATACAATTTTTttagctttttttattttatgaaaagTTTTCACATTCAAGATGGAGGACAAAACACAGCACTAACATGAACAacaggaaaaacacaaaaaggaaACATACATGAGGtcttatttaaaatataataatatgtgAACATAATATATTCACATAAGAAACATACTATGAAACCGCAGAGAATATTTTAGACCGGTTACTCATGTCGGTCCATCGGTTCATTTGCACAACCCAGCATGAACCCACCAGCAGCTGGCTCTCCATGTCGCCGTGGAGCGCTTCCAGTACCGCGTCACGCTCGCCGGTCGCCATGGTTGCAGCGTCGGTCAGGACCTCACTCCAGCATTCCCACAGTTCCTCCGGAACGCACCGGACCGCCACGCACAGCGTCCTCAGACACGTCTGGGCGAACGACTGGGACACAAACGACGTTGATGTTATTACATTAGCTTGTGGATGAGCCGTCTGGCACCTTATCCGGGCTGATAATGTTTGCCAACGTATGCATGGCTGtggtggatgggtggatggcgGTATCAGACCGACGTCTACGTGGGAACGCGACTGTGAGGACAACAACCAGTGGTTAGCTTGTTTAATCGTCAGTAGGGCTTTTACATcggaatgcatcatgggattttatTATTCCATTTTGCGCTGCCGAGAGAGGAAGCTAAACGCATAACCTATGCTTGTCAAAAAGGTGGCATGCCATGTCTCGCATGAGGAACCCTGTGGCACGCTGTATGCACACAAAGCACGTAATGTACAAGACCTATCATAAACATGATCACTCAGTTATTAGGAAAGGTTAGTACAAATGGCCCAAACCAGAAGATGCCCAACATATCAATCTTTAATAAAAGGCTAGATCTTAACCCCTGTATGATCTCCCTGTTTGAGTGGATAAAAGCCCCATTAGGCCCAGTCAGAGCCTGGCTCATCCCGTGGGAGGCGGTCTCTCTCCGTGCTCTACGCCTCACCTCCAGGGCTCTCTCGGTGCTCTCCAGGCAGGGACAGCCGGCCTGCAGCCTCTCCAGGATCACCATGTCAGCCCCCTTACAGTACAGCTTCAGACCCCCCTCTGGGTccctcactgacacacacacacacacgcacacgcgcacagacacagacacacacacacacacacacacacacacacacacacacacacacacacacacacccctagttAAACATCTCCTCCTGCACACCAAGCCAGGAGAAACACATGGTACGATCACCATAATGAATTCCTCCTCCAATAGCACTCCAGAGGAGGACGGGGttacgtggggggggggggtaggaacGGTCAGTAAGCAAAAccaggggtcaaaggtgagaTGAGATTCTCCTGTGGGCGGACCCAATCAGCGACGCACAGAGAGGTACTTAACAGACTAATCAGTTTCAGAGTGAACGCTGCGAGCCCTCCgaattagcattagcattagcattagcattggcATTAGCGTTAGCGTGacgtgggtgtgggggtgggtgtggggggagggggttcacCCACCCAGGATGGACATGCGTCTCCTCTGGCTGGTGAACTCCAGCGTGGCCAGCAGCTGGTACTCCCGGGTGACCCCCAGCTCCAGCACGGTCAGGTTGTCCCGTCTCCTGGAGTGGAAGACCCAGCCCAGGTCGCGGGCCGCCCCCACCAGAGCCTCTTCGTCGGGGGAGGAGGCCTTGTACAGCAGGGCACCTACGGTAACACCACGCCACGCGGTGCATAGACACAAGAGACGCTGGACAAGACAGAAACACTAGAGTACACAAGCGCAGACACACTGTTTCAGTGTGAAAACCCGGTGAAAGTGTTCTTTCACCGGGTTTCAgtcaaattcacacacacacacacacacacacacacacacacacacacacacacacacacacacacacacacacacacacacacacacacacacacacacacacacacacacacacacacacacacacacacacacggtgacgTGAGCCCACCTGTGCCAGAGATGCGGGGCCAATGTCGCTGTGAACACAAACCTTTGCTCTGCTCCGGCATGACGGTGTGACACAGGGCCAGGGCGGTGAAGAACTCGCTGACGATCGGACACTGCCGGGCCCTCAGCAACTGCACCAGCTCAGGGGCCCACATGGACAGCTGCCCGCTGGCGAATGGGTTCCAGCTCAGGTCCATTTGCTGTGGACACACATGGAAATAGACGCTGCGGGGAGCTATGCAAATAGCCATAGGAACCACAGTGGCTCACTGAAACAGAGAATGTTTccatgttgttgtgtttctgcGACGGACAGGCGAAATAGTATTGTTTTAGGACGAAGGGGAGCCGtgtgaagaggaagggaggatgtTTCTCTGGAACGAGGATGTAGTGCAATGAGGATCATTACCTGCGTTTCCTCGACGGAAATTGACGCATCACCTacagcaaacacaaaaacagcaaCTTAATCTCCAGGTCTCAAAGAGTGGATGGACTGGAATATTATAAACAAAAGCACCATTGTTGTATCTAGCCCATAGAACAACAACTGACTCGCTGACTTTAGAACAGAGTATCAGAGTTTGCCTCAGTTTGTGGATTTAGCAAGTTTTGCATCGCTCCGATCTAATAGACATTTCTGATCATGCAAATATGGGGAGACAGTAGGCCTCTTGGGAGGATGGTTCTATCCTACATGATTTAGCAGAGTAGATGGAAgagcactttattctgtttttgtgtttcctATTATGTTTTTGTAATCTGTTTACCCATTGAGAAATAAATAattctatacacacacatacatacacatatatatatatatatattaaatattacaaAAACACACTAAAGTCCCCTTCCTTTGCGCCCACAGAAGGAGCGAGGCTGGGGTCAGAGTGCCGAGTGGAGCTAGCCTGCTAGGGCGGCGTCGTACCGTAGACGCGGCCCGCGATGCAGCACTGCCTGAACAGCAGGTGGTTCTGCGTCAGGGTGCCCGTCTTGTCGCTCAGCAGGTGGCCCACCTGGCCCAGCTGCTCGTTCAGGGAGGTGTTGCGGGCGCGAGCCGGGCTGTCCTTCTTCTCCCAGCGCATCTCCACGTCCCAGTTGATGAACAGACTGTGCAGCACATGGATCACATCGAACCTGGAGGGGGGAAACAGCCACGATATCGACACGCTGTGTGGTATGATAGTGCGCGTGTAGTtaatattagtgtgtgtgtgtgcgtgtaattaatattagtgtgtgtgtgtagttaatattagtgtgtgtatgtatgtatgtactgtatgtatgtgtgcgtgcgtgcgtgcatgcagttagtatcagtgtgtgtgtgtgtgtgtgtgtgtgtgtgtgtgtgtgtgtgtagttagtattagtgtgtgtgcgtgtatttagttagtattagtgtgtgtgtgtgtgtgcgtgtatttatttagtattagtgtgtgtgtgtgtgtgtgtgtgtgagtgtatgtgtatgtgtgtgtgtgtgtgtgtgtgtgtgtgtgtgtgtgtgtgtgtgtgtgtgtgtgtgtgtgtgtgtgtgtgtgtgtgcgtgcgtggttagtattagtgtgtctgtgtgtgtgtgtgtgtgtgtgtgtgtgtgtggggttagtattagtgtgtctgtgtgtgtatatgtatgtatgtatgtatgtatgtatgtatgtatgtgtgtgcgtgcgtgcgtggttagtattagtgtgtctgtgtgtcttggaCCTACGAGATGTAGAGGGCCATGGGGATGAGGGGGTTCAGTACGATGATGTAGCTCCAGAAGGTGAGGAAGGCGGAGTAGACGGGGTCTCCGTTCACCGTGAGCGCCGACAGAGCCGGGATGAAGCGGGACACCTGGCTCTCGAACGCACCGTGACCCACCGCCATGAGGAGAGACGTCAGCAGGACGAACGCAAAGATCTGGAGAGGCACGGCCACGTGGACACAGGGTCGGATATAGAAAGAGTATAAATATAAACTAGGGGTGGGCAAGTTAACGCGTTAATTACGTGTTAACGCCATCACTTTTTAACGTGATAAATATAAATTGACGCATTAACGCATGttctcttatttatttatttttactttgattttgaatgtgtgtgagtgtcaacATTCATATCAGAAATCATTTTTGGTTTTAGttccacttactttacattAAATTATACTTGCAGTAAGAGActattcccaaatctgtggcgCTAATTATATGAATTTAACTACACTTAGTAACTTTTGGtttacaattatattatttaactaactgctatgtaaataaagttgccttgccttgcctaactgtttacaattcccaaatctgtggtgttccgtAAATTTCCtattcaacccacactgagtgagtcaataCAACTCCCTTGAGATCACTTGGTCTACTTTTCGCAtattaagtacatttggtatCAATGACAATGTGTCTttccatttgataatctcaCTTAATTTAAATTGGAGTGGATTTAAAAAAGAATTGTGAAAGaaagtgtgattaatcgcggGTTAACTCGCCAATACCATGCGATTAATCGCTATTAAAACGTTGAATCTTTCCCCAGCCCTAATACAATCACATCATCCCTCCCGTCATCCCACGCTGTGCTGGGTGCCAACTAACCCCGATCACCATCTTGTTCAGCAGCCGGTCCACGTGGGTGGACTTCACCCTCAGCTTGCCACAGCTCCTCAGGATCTTAGTGTCTGCACCTGGTGGCACACAGGACACCACCGACAGCATCGCATGAGACCACGGTACAACCGACACCATCGCATGAGAC
Coding sequences within:
- the atp8b3 gene encoding phospholipid-transporting ATPase IC — encoded protein: MAIGGNTKADLELTWEVRANCRQRYARGRRRSFLCFRWGQYADNTVRSYKYSLLTFLPLTLFEQFHRVANIYYLLIVVMQAIPAIASLRWYTNAIPLILVLTVRGLKDLATDLARRKSDSQINSRASDVLDSKSFCTVQWKDLCVGDVVRIHKDQPVPADLLLLCSSEEYSLCYVETADIDGETNLKYKQALSITHNELTSEPSERSLADFDGVVWCERPNNRLYAFRGHLRWRGEDHVLNNDHILLRGTVLRNTQVAYGLMIYAGADTKILRSCGKLRVKSTHVDRLLNKMVIGIFAFVLLTSLLMAVGHGAFESQVSRFIPALSALTVNGDPVYSAFLTFWSYIIVLNPLIPMALYISFDVIHVLHSLFINWDVEMRWEKKDSPARARNTSLNEQLGQVGHLLSDKTGTLTQNHLLFRQCCIAGRVYGDASISVEETQQMDLSWNPFASGQLSMWAPELVQLLRARQCPIVSEFFTALALCHTVMPEQSKGALLYKASSPDEEALVGAARDLGWVFHSRRRDNLTVLELGVTREYQLLATLEFTSQRRRMSILVRDPEGGLKLYCKGADMVILERLQAGCPCLESTERALESFAQTCLRTLCVAVRCVPEELWECWSEVLTDAATMATGERDAVLEALHGDMESQLLLLGATAIEDRLQEGVPETIALLREAGLKIWVLTGDKTETAVNIGYFSKLLDPDTCLLGGQELREVLRSADPGYSASSSRQGNAWCVNMKTARAKTALVISGPELAEFVQEPGTGAKLIGLAAQCQSVLCCRVTPGQKADIVTLIRKFSSSITMAIGDGANDVNMIKTAHIGVGIAGVEGGQAVQNADFSLAQFRFLQRLLLVHGRWSYRRVTFFVLFFIHKTCNFALVNIWFGFFNGFSAQSMYENWFIAMYTSLYTSIPIQLYAFFEQDVSAESSLKSPGLYRPGPLNHLFNPLTIAAMLAQTLFSSLALFFIPYGVFHDSPLDYQTLAVTVSMADIFCVDAELLLLTRHWTVFNAVFLCIAFGFFFIVSRITQQPRLFQLAPADYFFVGVSENAFANPLVWLTALLAGVTAALPALFVFVLNVLLSRPDTHRVHSLAGPRPVELRSKVRRIDSGRRPSGVASRVSSKGAAPASGGPHPHHPRGLPLLEDKPTVDGSGIELNVPFIGRKLLPAIGKKPDHD